Part of the Chloroflexota bacterium genome is shown below.
TTTCCCCATCAGCGGGCTGAAACAGTACCCTGCATTCATTTGGTCAATGGCGACGATCAAAAAGGCCGCCGCTCTTGTCCACCAAGATTTAGCGTTGCTCGATGCCAAAATGGCCGCAGCGATTGTGCAAGCAGCCGATGAAGTGATCGATGGCAAATTAAACGATCACTTTGTGGTTGACCCATTCCAAGCTGGCGCTGGTACTTCGCACAATATGAATATCAACGAAGTGATCTCTAATCGGGCTAACCAAATTTTGGGCTACGAGATTGACGACCCCAAAAAGCCCGTCAACCCCAACGATCACGTTAATATGGCTCAAAGCACCAACGACACGATTCCAACCGCGTTGCGTTTGGGCGCGTTGTGGCGCTTAGATGAGTTGGTCAATACGGTAATTGGCTTGGCCGAAGTATTGGCTGCCAAAGGCCAAGAGTTCGATCATGTGCTCAAATCAGGGCGCACCCACTTGCAAGATGCTGTGCCAGTGCGCTTGGGCCAAGAATTCAATGCTTATGCCAAAGCTGTTCGGCTTGATGCCAAACGCATCCAAGCTGCTGGCGATCGTTTGCGTGAACTGGGCATTGGTGGCACAGCCACTGGCTCAGGCTTGAACGCTCACCCCGAATATCACGCTCGCATGGTCACCAAATTGATTGGTTTGACTGGGATCGATTTGCGCACGTCAGACGATTTGTTTGAACGCATGCAAAGCATGGGCGACCAAGCCGATTTCTCTGGCTCAATGCGGGCTTTGTGTGTCACCTTGATTCGGATTGCCAACGACCTGCGTTTGTTGGCTTCTGGCCCAGCAACTGGCTTGGACGAAATTCGTTTGCCAGCAGTTCAGCCAGGTTCGTCGATTATGCCTGGTAAAGTCAACCCAGTCTTGGCCGAAATGCTCAACCAAGCCTGTTTCCATGTGATGGGTAATGATCACGCAGTAACCTTGGCTGCCCAAGCTGGCCAGTTGGAACTTAACGTGATGATGCCAATCATCGGCTATAACATTTTCCAAATGATGGATGTCTTGATTGGCGCAGTCAAGGCCTTTACCGAAAAGTGTGTCTTGGGTATTCAAGCCAACGAAGAAAAAGCTACAGGTTGGTTGGCCAAGAACGCCATTTTGGTAACCGCGCTCAACCCAACGATTGGCTATCTCAAAGGCGCTGAAGTGGCCAAAGAAGCCATGGCGACCAACCGCACGATTCGCGAAGTGGTGGTCGAAAAAGGCTATTTGACTGCTGAAGAAGCCGATAGCTTGCTCGATGTTCGTGCTATGACCGAAGGCGGGATCTTCGGTGGCGGCGGCGCTGGCGGCTAAACATTAAGCTAAATCCAACTATTTCAACCCCTTGCTCAGCCTGAGCAGGGGGTTTTTGATTACTGGCCGCAATACCAAAACTGTGACTTTGTTTGACACAGCAGTTTGTTAGAGTAAGGCCAGCAAAACCAAGTGGCCCAATGCACAGGTTTGAGCGTTAGACAATGGTTTGAGTATATGCGAGGTGCAATTGTGGGTACGGCAAGCGCTGCGCCGCAAGGCGAACCAACCCAGCGCCGCAAGTTCCAGCTGACCAACTTAGATGGCAATAACAACAAATACTATCTAGTTGAGATCTGGCAGCTTGCAGCAAATGATGTTTATTTTCGCGCTACCTATGGTCGGGTTGGCTCTGCCGCCCAAATCGATGAGAAAGTGACGACTCAGGAATGGATCGAGCGCAAAATTCGCGAAAAGCTCAAAAAAGGCTATCACGAGGTGGCTTTACACCGCCCAACGGTCGTTGCCACCGCGCCAGCACCAGTTGTAACGCTGGCTGAGCCAATTCGCAAAGTGATTGATTATATTTTCGATGA
Proteins encoded:
- a CDS encoding aspartate ammonia-lyase; translation: MSAEFRVEKDSLGEVQVPAWALYGAQTQRAVQNFPISGLKQYPAFIWSMATIKKAAALVHQDLALLDAKMAAAIVQAADEVIDGKLNDHFVVDPFQAGAGTSHNMNINEVISNRANQILGYEIDDPKKPVNPNDHVNMAQSTNDTIPTALRLGALWRLDELVNTVIGLAEVLAAKGQEFDHVLKSGRTHLQDAVPVRLGQEFNAYAKAVRLDAKRIQAAGDRLRELGIGGTATGSGLNAHPEYHARMVTKLIGLTGIDLRTSDDLFERMQSMGDQADFSGSMRALCVTLIRIANDLRLLASGPATGLDEIRLPAVQPGSSIMPGKVNPVLAEMLNQACFHVMGNDHAVTLAAQAGQLELNVMMPIIGYNIFQMMDVLIGAVKAFTEKCVLGIQANEEKATGWLAKNAILVTALNPTIGYLKGAEVAKEAMATNRTIREVVVEKGYLTAEEADSLLDVRAMTEGGIFGGGGAGG